A single Brassica napus cultivar Da-Ae unplaced genomic scaffold, Da-Ae ScsIHWf_2358;HRSCAF=3044, whole genome shotgun sequence DNA region contains:
- the LOC106421048 gene encoding organelle RRM domain-containing protein 1, chloroplastic-like: protein MWSATLAFPSLVASSTSLSCYRNRRLPKIQASLSNYPLASKIMVRNLPFSTSEDFLQKEFSAFGEIAEVKLVKDESMKRSKGYAFVQFTSQDDAFLALETMDRRMYNGRMLYIDIAKPGKHDFQQHPRTSGPPEKLQVPEEPANNEVADCWY from the exons ATGTGGTCGGCGACGCTCGCTTTCCCTTCCTTAGTGGCTTCTTCAACTTCTCTGTCATGTTACAGAAACCGTAGACTTCCGAAGATCCAAGCTTCGCTCTCTAATTACCCTCTAGCGAGCAAAATCATGGTCAGAA ATTTGCCGTTTTCGACAAGTGAAGATTTTCTACAAAAGGAGTTTTCAGCTTTTGGAGAGATAGCTGAAG TGAAGCTTGTCAAAGATGAGTCAATGAAGAGATCAAAAGGTTATGCCTTTGTACAATTCACGTCTCAAGATGATGCATTTCTCGCCCTAGAGACGATGGACCGTAGG ATGTACAATGGTAGGATGCTTTACATAGACATTGCCAAACCAGGGAAGCATGATTTCCAACAGCATCCAAGGACTTCTGGTCCCCCTGAGAAGCTGCAAGTGCCAGAAGAACCGGCCAATAATGAAGTCGCTGATTGCTGGTATTAG